The Chelonoidis abingdonii isolate Lonesome George chromosome 9, CheloAbing_2.0, whole genome shotgun sequence genome has a segment encoding these proteins:
- the PARP16 gene encoding protein mono-ADP-ribosyltransferase PARP16 isoform X1, giving the protein MLPRRPSDAALREKIKEAARRDILAADLKCSLFVSALQSYKRDSVLRPFPGLYANEESKDFDALLADTNALPSLKELPESISDTDKRTWDLFSWILSSKFLTIQSTKKKEYEKIQELTGMSSDAVPTPDFLFEIVYCDQMNAKFDETRGERNLIYAFHGSRLENFHSILHNGLHCHLNRTSLFGEGTYLTSDLSLALLYSPHGLGWQRSVLGPVLSCVAVCEIIDHPDVKCQVKKKDSEEIDRKRARVKNSEGGDVPQKYFVVTNNQLLRVKYLLVYSQKQHRRPSSQLSWFSNHRFAMMMMMYLLLLIVIGASNSPAFLYYWNRMFDSEG; this is encoded by the exons ATGCTGCCCCGCAGGCCCAGCGATGCTGCCCTCAGGGAGAAGATCAAGGAGGCCGCCCGCAGGGACATCTTGGCTGCGGATCTGAAGTGCAGCCTGTTTGTCTCCGCTTTGCAGAGCTACAAGCGTGATTCCGTCCTGAGACCCTTTCCAGGCCTCTATGCTAACGAGGAGAGCAAGGATTTTGATGCGTTG CTTGCAGATACAAATGCTTTGCCAAGCTTAAAAGAACTTCCAGAGTCTATTTCAGACACAGATAAAAGGACCTGGGATCTGTTTAGCTGGATTTTATCATCTAAATTCTTAACTATACAAAGTACTAAGAAAAAGGAG TATGAGAAGATCCAAGAGTTGACAGGAATGTCAAGTGATGCTGTTCCTACTCCTGACTTCCTGTTTGAAATAGTGTACTGTGATCAGATGAATGCCAAATTTGATGAAACCAGGGGAGAAAGGAACCTTATTTATGCATTCCATGGGAGTCGCCTTGAGAACTTCCATTCCATACTGCACAATGGATTACATTGCCATTTAAATAGG ACATCCTTGTTTGGCGAAGGTACCTACCTTACTAGTGATCTAAGCCTTGCTCTTTTATATAGCCCTCATGGCCTTGGGTGGCAACGCAGTGTTTTGGGCCCTGTCCTTAGTTGTGTAGCTGTTTGTGAGATTATCGATCATCCAGATGTAAAATGCCAGGTGAAGAAGAAAG ATTCAGAAGAAATAGACAGGAAAAGAGCAAGAGTAAAAAACAGTGAAGGGGGCGATGTTCCACAGAAATACTTCGTTGTCACAAACAATCAGCTTTTACGAGTTAAATACTTATTAGTATATTCTCAGAAACAACACAGGAG GCCTTCTAGTCAGTTGTCTTGGTTTTCCAATCATCGTTttgcgatgatgatgatgatgtatctACTACTGCTAATTGTTATAGGTGCCAGCAACTCACCGGCCTTCCTCTACTACTGGAATAGAATGTTTGACTCAGAAGGATGA
- the PARP16 gene encoding protein mono-ADP-ribosyltransferase PARP16 isoform X2, with amino-acid sequence MLPRRPSDAALREKIKEAARRDILAADLKCSLFVSALQSYKRDSVLRPFPGLYANEESKDFDALLADTNALPSLKELPESISDTDKRTWDLFSWILSSKFLTIQSTKKKETSLFGEGTYLTSDLSLALLYSPHGLGWQRSVLGPVLSCVAVCEIIDHPDVKCQVKKKDSEEIDRKRARVKNSEGGDVPQKYFVVTNNQLLRVKYLLVYSQKQHRRPSSQLSWFSNHRFAMMMMMYLLLLIVIGASNSPAFLYYWNRMFDSEG; translated from the exons ATGCTGCCCCGCAGGCCCAGCGATGCTGCCCTCAGGGAGAAGATCAAGGAGGCCGCCCGCAGGGACATCTTGGCTGCGGATCTGAAGTGCAGCCTGTTTGTCTCCGCTTTGCAGAGCTACAAGCGTGATTCCGTCCTGAGACCCTTTCCAGGCCTCTATGCTAACGAGGAGAGCAAGGATTTTGATGCGTTG CTTGCAGATACAAATGCTTTGCCAAGCTTAAAAGAACTTCCAGAGTCTATTTCAGACACAGATAAAAGGACCTGGGATCTGTTTAGCTGGATTTTATCATCTAAATTCTTAACTATACAAAGTACTAAGAAAAAGGAG ACATCCTTGTTTGGCGAAGGTACCTACCTTACTAGTGATCTAAGCCTTGCTCTTTTATATAGCCCTCATGGCCTTGGGTGGCAACGCAGTGTTTTGGGCCCTGTCCTTAGTTGTGTAGCTGTTTGTGAGATTATCGATCATCCAGATGTAAAATGCCAGGTGAAGAAGAAAG ATTCAGAAGAAATAGACAGGAAAAGAGCAAGAGTAAAAAACAGTGAAGGGGGCGATGTTCCACAGAAATACTTCGTTGTCACAAACAATCAGCTTTTACGAGTTAAATACTTATTAGTATATTCTCAGAAACAACACAGGAG GCCTTCTAGTCAGTTGTCTTGGTTTTCCAATCATCGTTttgcgatgatgatgatgatgtatctACTACTGCTAATTGTTATAGGTGCCAGCAACTCACCGGCCTTCCTCTACTACTGGAATAGAATGTTTGACTCAGAAGGATGA